One genomic segment of Panicum virgatum strain AP13 chromosome 2N, P.virgatum_v5, whole genome shotgun sequence includes these proteins:
- the LOC120661472 gene encoding L-ascorbate oxidase homolog, producing MAGGNGAAARLVLFFAGLLIVPLLVAGDDPYRFFTWTVTYGDIYPLGVKQQGILINNQFPGPQIEAVTNDNLIINVFNKLNEPFLLSWYRPVTPFLTHLHSPVVFSPHRSSPCPHAPPLLLRRLHFIHLKITNATKGIYLKATT from the exons ATGGCAGGCggcaatggcgccgccgctcgtctcGTCCTGTTCTTCGCCGGCCTGCTTATCGTGCCGCTGCTCGTGGCCGGCGACGACCCGTACCGGTTCTTCACGTGGACCGTGACCTACGGCGACATCTACCCGCTCGGCGTCAAGCAGCAG GGGATCCTGATCAACAACCAGTTCCCGGGGCCGCAGATCGAGGCGGTCACCAACGACAACCTCATCATCAACGTCTTCAACAAGCTCAACGAGCCGTTCCTCCTGTCCTGGTACCGCCCCGTGACCCCCTTCCTGACCCATCTCCATTCTCCAGTGGTTTTCTCACCGCATCGATCGTCCCCTTGCCCGCATGCACCACCGCTGCTCCTTCGTAGACTGCACTTTATTCATCTGAAAATAACAAATGCAACCAAAGGTATCTATCTGAAGGCCACAACCTGA